A window of Hevea brasiliensis isolate MT/VB/25A 57/8 chromosome 14, ASM3005281v1, whole genome shotgun sequence contains these coding sequences:
- the LOC110670517 gene encoding receptor-like cytoplasmic kinase 176 isoform X1: MWSCFSSGNKTQNDAHFGGIDMRKVSSATVPSILQTNGGILQSPDLVSFGFSELKEATSNFNQDAVLGEDGFGLVFKGWIDKDSLRPARPETGMPIAVKRLNQKGVRGQQEWLAEIKYMGQLHHPNLVKLIGYCLEDDHRLLVYEFIPNGNLEDHLFGRNSHCQSLSWDIYMKVALGAAKGLAFLHSEADVIYRDFKTSNILLDMNYNAKLSDLGLAKDGPTGCNTHVSTRVLGTEGYAAPEYIRTGHLTAKSDVYSFGVVLLEVLSGRRAIDRNKPSGEQNLAWWARSTINKHKFSQVLNPAILGQYSITSVIKVAQLASQCVSEEPKSRPKMKDVVEILELLLDSNDNEECKGSKHCKSRNGSKNGRRKLR; encoded by the exons ATGTGGTCGTGCTTTAGTTCAGGAAATAAAACCCAGAATGATGCTCACTTTG GTGGGATTGATATGAGAAAGGTCTCATCTGCCACAGTGCCTTCTATTCTCCAAACAAATGGTGGGATCTTACAGTCACCCGATTTGGTGAGCTTTGGCTTTAGTGAACTGAAAGAAGCCACAAGTAACTTTAATCAAGATGCTGTGTTGGGAGAAGATGGTTTTGGTTTGGTCTTCAAAGGGTGGATTGATAAGGATTCACTAAGGCCTGCGAGGCCTGAGACTGGGATGCCCATTGCTGTAAAGAGGCTTAACCAAAAGGGCGTCCGAGGTCAACAAGAATGGTTG GCAGAAATAAAATACATGGGGCAGCTACATCACCCAAATCTTGTGAAATTGATCGGTTACTGCTTAGAGGATGACCATCGGCTTCTGGTCTATGAGTTTATTCCCAATGGCAACCTGGAAGATCATCTATTTGGAA GAAATTCTCACTGTCAATCACTCTCTTGGGATATCTATATGAAAGTTGCCCTTGGTGCTGCAAAGGGTCTTGCATTTCTTCATTCCGAGGCAGATGTAATATATCGAGACTTTAAGACATCTAATATCCTCCTTGATATG AACTATAATGCTAAACTATCTGATTTAGGGTTGGCCAAGGATGGGCCAACTGGTTGTAATACCCATGTTTCAACAAGGGTCTTGGGTACGGAAGGTTATGCAGCACCTGAATATATCAGAACAG GTCATCTTACTGCAAAAAGTGATGTGTACAGCTTTGGGGTTGTGCTACTTGAAGTGCTATCTGGCAGGCGAGCTATAGATAGAAACAAGCCATCCGGAGAACAAAATTTAGCCTGGTGGGCAAGGAGCACTATCAACAAGCACAAATTTTCCCAAGTTTTGAATCCTGCCATTTTAGGACAGTACTCCATAACAAGTGTGATAAAAGTGGCTCAACTTGCATCACAATGCGTGTCAGAGGAGCCAAAGTCTCGGCCAAAGATGAAAGATGTGGTAGAAATTTTGGAATTACTTCTAGACTCCAATGACAATGAGGAATGCAAAGGCTCTAAACATTGTAAATCAAGAAATGGTTCTAAAAATGGCAGGAGAAAACTCAGATGA
- the LOC110670487 gene encoding probable pectate lyase 4, with protein MTSLPYADVDFSLRSIAGRAEGFGRFAIGGLHGPLYYVTTLADDGPGSLREGCRRRQPLWIVFEVSGTIHLSSYLSVSSYKTIDGRGQRVKLTGKGLRLKECEHIIICNLEFEGGRGHDVDGIQIKPNSRHIWIDRCSLRDYDDGLIDITRQSTDITVSRCYFAQHDKTMLIGADPSHVGDRCIRVTIHHCFFDGTRQRQPRLRFGKVHLYNNYTRNWGIYAVCASVESQIFSQYNIYEAGQKKKTFEYYTEKAADKEEAKSGLIISEGDVFLNGAQSCLLTGVGEECVFHPSEYYPTWTLEAPSDSLKAVVQICAGWQSIPRPEEMIIQ; from the exons ATGACCTCGCTGCCGTACGCCGACGTCGACTTCAGCCTCCGATCCATTGCCGGCCGTGCAGAGGGATTCGGCCGTTTCGCCATTGGTGGCCTCCATGGTCCGCTCTATTACGTCACCACATTGGCCG ATGATGGTCCTGGATCGCTCCGTGAGGGTTGCAGAAGAAGACAACCACTATGGATTGTTTTTGAGGTTTCGGGTACCATTCATCTTTCATCATACTTAAGTGTGTCTTCTTATAAGACAATAGATGGCAGGGGTCAAAGGGTTAAGCTCACTGGCAAGGGCTTAAGATTGAAAGAATGTGAACATATTATCATCTGTAACCTTGAGTTTGAAGGTGGTAGAGGACATGATGTTGACGGCATTCAAATAAAGCCAAATTCTAGGCACATTTGGATAGATCGATGCAGCCTTCGTGATTATGATGATGGACTTATTGATATCACCAGACAAAGCACCGATATCACTGTTTCGAG ATGTTACTTTGCACAGCATGACAAGACAATGCTTATTGGAGCAGACCCCTCTCATGTTGGTGATAGATGCATCCGAGTAACAATTCACCATTGTTTTTTTGATGGAACACGGCAAAGACAACCTCGGCTTAGATTTGGGAAAGTTCATTTGTACAACAATTACACAAGGAATTGGGGAATTTACGCTGTTTGTGCAAGTGTAGAATCTCAG ATATTTTCTCAATACAATATATATGAAGCAGGACAGAAGAAAAAGACCTTTGAATATTATACAGAGAAG GCAGCAGACAAGGAAGAGGCCAAGTCTGGTTTAATAATATCTGAAGGAGATGTATTCCTTAATGGAGCTCAGTCATGCTTATTAACCGGTGTTGGTGAAGAATGTGTGTTCCATCCAAGTGAATATTATCCAACATGGACACTAGAAGCTCCATCAGATTCCCTGAAAGCTGTTGTCCAAATCTGTGCAGGTTGGCAGTCTATTCCTCGACCAGAAGAGATGATCATACAGTAG
- the LOC110670517 gene encoding probable serine/threonine-protein kinase PBL9 isoform X2, with protein MWSCFSSGNKTQNDAHFGGIDMRKVSSATVPSILQTNGGILQSPDLVSFGFSELKEATSNFNQDAVLGEDGFGLVFKGWIDKDSLRPARPETGMPIAVKRLNQKGVRGQQEWLAEIKYMGQLHHPNLVKLIGYCLEDDHRLLVYEFIPNGNLEDHLFGRNSHCQSLSWDIYMKVALGAAKGLAFLHSEADVIYRDFKTSNILLDMNYNAKLSDLGLAKDGPTGCNTHVSTRVLGTEGYAAPEYIRTALGLCYLKCYLAGEL; from the exons ATGTGGTCGTGCTTTAGTTCAGGAAATAAAACCCAGAATGATGCTCACTTTG GTGGGATTGATATGAGAAAGGTCTCATCTGCCACAGTGCCTTCTATTCTCCAAACAAATGGTGGGATCTTACAGTCACCCGATTTGGTGAGCTTTGGCTTTAGTGAACTGAAAGAAGCCACAAGTAACTTTAATCAAGATGCTGTGTTGGGAGAAGATGGTTTTGGTTTGGTCTTCAAAGGGTGGATTGATAAGGATTCACTAAGGCCTGCGAGGCCTGAGACTGGGATGCCCATTGCTGTAAAGAGGCTTAACCAAAAGGGCGTCCGAGGTCAACAAGAATGGTTG GCAGAAATAAAATACATGGGGCAGCTACATCACCCAAATCTTGTGAAATTGATCGGTTACTGCTTAGAGGATGACCATCGGCTTCTGGTCTATGAGTTTATTCCCAATGGCAACCTGGAAGATCATCTATTTGGAA GAAATTCTCACTGTCAATCACTCTCTTGGGATATCTATATGAAAGTTGCCCTTGGTGCTGCAAAGGGTCTTGCATTTCTTCATTCCGAGGCAGATGTAATATATCGAGACTTTAAGACATCTAATATCCTCCTTGATATG AACTATAATGCTAAACTATCTGATTTAGGGTTGGCCAAGGATGGGCCAACTGGTTGTAATACCCATGTTTCAACAAGGGTCTTGGGTACGGAAGGTTATGCAGCACCTGAATATATCAGAACAG CTTTGGGGTTGTGCTACTTGAAGTGCTATCTGGCAGGCGAGCTATAG